In the Nitrospirota bacterium genome, one interval contains:
- the nadD gene encoding nicotinate-nucleotide adenylyltransferase codes for MQQRIGILGGTFNPIHYGHLAAAEEVRERLSLDSILFIPTALPPHKQEAMPDAAHRMEMVRLAISGNPPFELSDIEVKRGGRSYTIDTIDALRSSLPGAELYFLTGVDSFHEIKSWHQWERLLGRCAFVILSRPGYPFSELAAIDFMKHAAKDLDRLDRGEMREITMRTATACLYLEKIPHYDISSTDIRERIRDGRSVKYLLPEPVERYIITNTLYA; via the coding sequence TTGCAGCAGCGTATCGGTATTCTCGGCGGGACCTTCAATCCAATCCATTACGGTCATCTCGCAGCGGCCGAGGAAGTGCGGGAGAGGCTGAGCCTCGATTCCATCCTGTTCATTCCTACCGCGCTTCCTCCTCACAAACAGGAAGCGATGCCCGATGCCGCGCATCGCATGGAGATGGTCCGTCTCGCGATCTCCGGCAATCCCCCCTTCGAGCTTTCCGACATCGAGGTCAAACGGGGCGGCAGGTCCTATACGATCGACACCATCGACGCGCTCCGTTCTTCCCTGCCCGGCGCTGAACTTTATTTTCTTACCGGCGTGGATTCTTTTCATGAAATCAAGTCGTGGCACCAATGGGAACGCCTGCTTGGACGGTGTGCGTTCGTCATCCTGTCGAGGCCCGGCTACCCCTTTTCGGAACTTGCCGCAATCGATTTCATGAAGCATGCCGCCAAGGATCTTGACCGGCTGGACCGTGGAGAGATGCGCGAGATTACGATGAGGACGGCAACCGCGTGCCTGTATCTGGAAAAGATCCCGCACTACGACATTTCCTCAACGGACATCCGGGAGCGGATCAGGGATGGCCGTTCGGTCAAATACCTCTTGCCTGAACCCGTTGAACGCTATATAATTACCAACACATTATATGCTTAA
- the rsfS gene encoding ribosome silencing factor, which translates to MLNSWETAQQCAEAADSKKAFDIIILDLRKLTSIADYFVICSGGSTTQVSAVSEAIGQVLAGSGIHPSHVEGQAGSSWVLMDYGDVVVHVFDEQTRLYYSLEKLWGDAVRVSAGIRVAGIGHAAP; encoded by the coding sequence ATGCTTAATTCATGGGAAACGGCACAACAGTGCGCAGAGGCGGCTGACAGCAAGAAAGCATTCGACATCATCATTCTGGACCTGCGCAAGCTTACATCCATCGCCGACTATTTCGTGATCTGCTCCGGGGGCAGCACCACGCAGGTATCGGCCGTCTCCGAGGCAATCGGCCAGGTCCTGGCCGGGTCCGGGATACATCCCTCCCACGTGGAGGGGCAGGCAGGATCCAGCTGGGTGCTGATGGACTACGGTGATGTCGTCGTCCATGTCTTCGATGAGCAAACGCGTCTGTACTATTCGCTGGAAAAGCTCTGGGGTGACGCTGTCCGTGTGTCTGCTGGCATCCGGGTCGCAGGAATCGGGCACGCCGCTCCATGA
- a CDS encoding 23S rRNA (pseudouridine(1915)-N(3))-methyltransferase RlmH: MKLTVLCMGKTRERFIRDGMEKFVRFLGHYADLEVRELKEEKIQDLKEAPRIRKREAERIGKAIAAGAFTVSLDERGEEFTSHEFAAFLNGVRESGVREIVFILGGALGLDERVTTGSNRTVSLSRLTFTHEMARLVLLEQLYRAFTIVTGKTYHY; the protein is encoded by the coding sequence ATGAAACTGACCGTGCTCTGTATGGGCAAGACCCGCGAGCGGTTCATTCGGGACGGCATGGAGAAGTTCGTTCGGTTCCTGGGACACTATGCGGACCTGGAGGTCCGAGAGCTCAAAGAGGAGAAGATCCAGGACCTGAAAGAGGCCCCGAGGATACGGAAACGGGAAGCCGAACGGATCGGCAAGGCGATCGCCGCCGGCGCCTTCACGGTGAGCCTCGACGAGCGTGGTGAAGAATTCACGTCCCATGAATTTGCCGCATTCTTAAACGGAGTGAGAGAATCGGGCGTCCGGGAGATCGTTTTCATTCTGGGCGGCGCGCTGGGACTGGATGAGCGGGTGACGACAGGCTCGAACAGGACCGTGTCCCTGTCTCGGTTGACGTTCACCCACGAGATGGCGAGACTGGTCCTTCTCGAACAGCTCTATCGCGCCTTCACGATCGTGACGGGAAAGACCTACCACTACTGA
- a CDS encoding tetratricopeptide repeat protein has protein sequence MRFFVTLMLFAAVLIVVALREFNPGMITVNLLPSRSYEVSKSVFFLVSLSFGAGVVFLVYFLRDVKRFLRGLRVQREQKKRSRIQELYTKGLNALLAKRNPEATSFFQKVLAIDPNHVDTLLRMGISQLREKNPQEAILLHQRALNLDPDNQEVMFSLAADYEEAKRYDDALKVYQQIIAKDSSNLTALIRMRDLYQRLNQWEELYESQRRLLANPISPAEQEVEHRRLVGFKYEFGRSLLEAGDNERAKKIFRGVIKLDKDFIPAYLGLGEVYFEENKTKDAAELWGKAYKMTSSILLLHRLEDLTLKQGEPGQAIEIYKQALSWKPQDIQLKFFLGKLYYRLEMIDEAFDILSSVDWGDREFPDVHKLLGNIYLRRGSLGLAASEFKKALGFRKQIIIPYVCSSCGFRTTDWSGRCPNCGKWNTFGVNLEKTC, from the coding sequence ATGAGATTCTTCGTTACATTGATGTTGTTTGCGGCGGTCCTGATTGTCGTGGCGTTGCGCGAGTTCAACCCGGGAATGATCACGGTCAATCTCCTCCCGTCCCGATCTTATGAGGTATCCAAATCGGTCTTTTTCCTTGTTTCGCTCTCTTTCGGCGCCGGAGTCGTCTTCCTCGTCTATTTTCTTCGCGACGTGAAGCGGTTCCTCCGCGGACTCCGGGTCCAGCGGGAGCAGAAGAAGCGTTCCCGGATCCAGGAACTGTACACCAAGGGCCTCAACGCCCTGCTCGCGAAGCGCAATCCCGAGGCCACGAGCTTCTTCCAGAAAGTGCTTGCGATCGATCCGAATCATGTGGATACGCTGCTCCGGATGGGCATCAGCCAACTGCGCGAGAAGAACCCGCAGGAGGCGATCCTGCTGCATCAGCGGGCGCTGAACCTTGACCCCGATAATCAGGAAGTGATGTTCTCCCTGGCGGCAGACTATGAGGAGGCCAAGCGGTACGATGATGCCCTGAAGGTCTACCAGCAGATCATTGCTAAGGATTCCTCCAACCTGACGGCACTGATCAGGATGAGAGACCTCTACCAGCGGCTCAATCAATGGGAAGAGCTCTATGAGTCCCAGCGCCGCCTGCTTGCCAATCCCATATCGCCGGCGGAGCAGGAGGTCGAACACCGCCGGCTCGTCGGTTTTAAGTATGAATTCGGGCGGTCACTCCTGGAAGCGGGGGACAATGAACGCGCGAAAAAGATATTCCGGGGCGTGATCAAGCTCGACAAGGACTTCATCCCGGCCTACCTGGGGCTGGGAGAGGTGTATTTCGAAGAGAACAAGACGAAGGATGCGGCAGAACTCTGGGGAAAGGCCTATAAGATGACATCGTCGATCCTGCTGCTGCACCGGCTCGAGGACCTCACCCTGAAGCAGGGTGAGCCGGGCCAGGCCATCGAGATTTATAAGCAGGCGCTGTCCTGGAAGCCGCAGGACATCCAGCTCAAGTTCTTCCTCGGCAAGCTGTATTACCGGCTCGAAATGATCGACGAGGCTTTCGACATCCTCTCCTCTGTGGATTGGGGAGACAGGGAGTTTCCCGATGTGCACAAGCTGCTTGGCAACATCTACCTGCGCAGAGGTTCCCTGGGACTCGCGGCGTCGGAATTCAAGAAGGCCCTCGGATTCCGGAAGCAGATCATCATTCCCTATGTCTGTTCGAGCTGCGGATTCCGGACGACGGACTGGTCGGGACGTTGTCCGAACTGCGGCAAGTGGAACACCTTCGGAGTGAATCTCGAGAAAACCTGCTAG
- the gpmI gene encoding 2,3-bisphosphoglycerate-independent phosphoglycerate mutase, with protein sequence MAAKAVILIVLDGWGINSRKEGNAIASADTPVYSALLREWPHAELNAAGEAVGLPDGQMGNSEVGHLNLGAGRIVYQDSTRISKSIRDGDFFKNPVLLSALNGVKQAGGRLHLMGLLSDGGVHSRMDHITALFDLVKQQGISQVFFHAFLDGRDTPPKSALDYIARLESQLAAIGIGRIATVSGRYYAMDRDKRWDRVQKAYEALVQGEGIRKYSAVEAVQQSYEHNRTDEFLLPTIIMGPRTNRAVATISDNDAVIFCNFRSDRAREITQALTDPAFQGFSRKRLPNLSSFVCLTTYDETFNLPVAFAPVRLTNILGEVLSARGLSQFRIAETEKYAHVTFFFNGGEELPFPLEDRVLVPSPRDVATYDKKPEMSAREITEKLVGAIHKRRYGFILTNYANPDMVGHTGVLPAAIAAVEVLDECLGRVVRAAQETGARVLITADHGNLEMMADPATGQPHTAHTTDPVPFILVGEKAGLRERGILADVAPTVLELLEIEKPADMTGSSLIA encoded by the coding sequence ATGGCCGCCAAAGCAGTAATACTGATCGTCCTCGATGGATGGGGCATCAACAGCAGGAAAGAGGGAAATGCCATCGCATCGGCCGATACCCCGGTCTACTCGGCGCTCCTGCGTGAATGGCCCCACGCGGAGCTGAATGCGGCGGGGGAGGCGGTAGGCCTCCCGGACGGCCAGATGGGGAACTCCGAGGTCGGTCATTTGAATCTGGGAGCGGGCAGAATCGTGTATCAGGATTCAACGCGCATCAGCAAGTCCATCCGGGACGGCGACTTTTTTAAAAACCCCGTGCTCCTGTCAGCCCTGAATGGTGTCAAGCAAGCGGGGGGGCGGCTTCATCTCATGGGGCTCCTTTCGGACGGGGGTGTGCACAGCCGCATGGATCACATTACCGCCCTCTTCGACCTGGTCAAACAACAGGGCATCTCCCAGGTTTTTTTTCACGCTTTCCTCGACGGAAGGGATACGCCGCCCAAGAGCGCTCTGGACTACATTGCACGGCTAGAAAGCCAACTTGCAGCCATCGGCATAGGCCGGATCGCCACCGTCTCGGGCCGCTACTACGCAATGGACCGCGACAAGCGCTGGGACCGCGTGCAGAAGGCGTACGAGGCGCTCGTCCAGGGAGAGGGAATCAGGAAATATTCGGCCGTCGAAGCCGTTCAGCAGAGCTACGAACACAACAGGACCGATGAGTTCCTGCTCCCGACGATCATCATGGGTCCGAGGACGAACCGGGCTGTAGCTACGATCAGCGACAACGATGCCGTCATCTTCTGCAATTTCCGGTCCGACCGCGCCCGTGAGATAACGCAGGCATTGACCGACCCCGCGTTCCAGGGGTTCAGCCGGAAGCGCCTTCCGAACCTGTCGTCTTTTGTCTGCCTCACGACCTATGACGAGACCTTCAATCTGCCCGTCGCCTTTGCTCCGGTCCGTCTTACGAACATCCTGGGCGAGGTGCTGAGCGCGCGCGGGTTGAGTCAGTTCCGCATCGCCGAGACGGAAAAGTACGCCCACGTCACGTTCTTTTTCAATGGGGGGGAAGAGCTCCCGTTCCCGCTCGAGGACCGGGTGCTGGTCCCATCGCCGCGGGATGTGGCCACGTACGACAAGAAGCCGGAGATGAGCGCACGGGAGATCACGGAAAAGCTGGTTGGCGCCATTCACAAGCGCCGGTATGGTTTCATCCTTACGAACTACGCCAACCCCGACATGGTAGGCCATACGGGCGTGCTCCCTGCAGCGATCGCCGCCGTTGAGGTGCTCGACGAGTGTCTGGGTCGTGTCGTTCGCGCAGCGCAGGAAACAGGCGCCCGCGTGCTCATCACCGCCGACCACGGCAACCTCGAGATGATGGCCGACCCTGCGACGGGACAACCCCATACGGCCCATACGACCGATCCGGTTCCCTTCATCCTCGTGGGAGAAAAGGCCGGCTTGAGAGAACGCGGAATCCTTGCCGATGTCGCTCCCACGGTCCTTGAACTGCTCGAGATCGAGAAGCCGGCTGACATGACGGGGAGCAGCCTCATCGCATAG
- a CDS encoding ComF family protein produces the protein MHVLRRILDILMPTACSYCSSSVGDSAVPFFCSACWNDFAVMSGPLCPSCGRQFESSEALRHSPDHCCLDCRKQTPFFDQAVSIGYFEGPLREAIHQFKYRPCRSLGVPLGRWMAENLGAVRALDLVIPVPLHSSRLRQRGFNQALLLANQVADSFSLPLCYDNLVRLKRTKPQVELSPEERLQNVKNAFSLLVPDRMIGKSVLIVDDVYTTGATMNECSRILKEAGAVRVSALTIARAV, from the coding sequence ATGCACGTCCTGCGCCGAATCCTCGATATCCTGATGCCGACCGCCTGCTCCTACTGCTCCTCTTCGGTCGGCGATTCGGCCGTTCCCTTTTTCTGCTCTGCCTGCTGGAACGATTTCGCCGTCATGAGCGGCCCGCTCTGCCCCTCCTGTGGAAGGCAATTTGAGTCTTCCGAAGCGCTGCGGCACAGTCCCGACCACTGCTGTCTCGACTGCCGGAAGCAGACTCCCTTCTTTGATCAAGCGGTGTCCATCGGCTATTTCGAAGGACCGCTTCGCGAGGCGATCCATCAGTTCAAGTACCGCCCGTGCAGGTCGCTGGGCGTGCCGCTGGGGCGCTGGATGGCAGAAAACCTCGGCGCTGTCCGCGCCCTCGACCTGGTCATTCCCGTACCACTTCACAGCAGCCGTCTTAGACAGCGGGGATTCAACCAGGCGCTCCTCCTCGCGAACCAGGTGGCCGATTCCTTTTCCCTTCCCCTCTGCTATGACAATCTGGTCCGTCTCAAGCGCACAAAGCCGCAGGTCGAGCTGTCCCCCGAGGAACGGCTCCAGAACGTCAAGAACGCATTCTCGCTGCTCGTCCCCGACCGGATGATCGGGAAATCGGTCCTCATCGTCGATGATGTGTACACGACCGGCGCAACGATGAATGAGTGCTCGCGGATTCTCAAGGAAGCGGGAGCTGTTCGCGTGAGCGCCCTCACCATTGCACGCGCTGTCTGA